A region of Vicinamibacteria bacterium DNA encodes the following proteins:
- a CDS encoding cyclic nucleotide-binding domain-containing protein, which produces MRFELLSPVPAVDVARQLRQIPLFGLSSVDELFRISMIARQVRYDENVVVQERGSRAEYIQVLVQGRLRAVATDGEERILTPPAMLGFQEVLTGTTLRDTATTELASVALVMPAEDFRELLSANIELAQGVFRMLLDSASDGSTASSRAFHYEMKDRPLTTVEKVMYLQTLPILVRATGEELYELAGITREAPLTLGSTVFSVGESPFIVLPLAGELSLENEDGSTSRGLPGAAIGIHETLSGTEWKATARVSGAGQALWIDREPLFDLLSDRIDLLQGVFDAVFRWQDEP; this is translated from the coding sequence ATGCGGTTTGAGCTGCTGTCGCCCGTCCCCGCCGTCGACGTCGCCCGGCAATTACGGCAGATTCCGCTGTTCGGCCTCTCCTCGGTAGACGAGCTTTTTCGAATCTCCATGATCGCTCGCCAGGTGCGCTACGATGAGAACGTGGTAGTGCAGGAGCGCGGGTCCAGAGCGGAGTACATCCAGGTCCTGGTGCAAGGTCGACTCCGGGCCGTCGCCACCGACGGCGAGGAACGGATCCTCACGCCCCCGGCGATGCTCGGTTTCCAGGAGGTGCTGACGGGAACGACGCTTCGGGACACGGCGACGACCGAGCTGGCATCGGTCGCGCTGGTGATGCCGGCGGAGGACTTTCGCGAGCTGCTGTCCGCAAACATCGAGCTCGCTCAAGGCGTTTTTCGCATGCTTCTCGATTCGGCGTCCGACGGGAGTACCGCGTCTTCGCGAGCCTTCCACTATGAGATGAAAGACCGACCGCTCACCACAGTCGAAAAAGTGATGTACTTGCAGACGTTGCCCATCCTGGTTCGCGCGACTGGAGAGGAGCTCTACGAGCTCGCCGGCATCACTCGGGAAGCGCCCCTGACCCTCGGATCAACCGTATTCTCGGTGGGAGAATCTCCCTTCATCGTCCTGCCCCTCGCGGGAGAGCTGAGCCTCGAGAACGAAGATGGAAGCACATCTCGCGGCCTGCCGGGTGCGGCAATCGGTATCCATGAGACGCTTTCCGGGACCGAATGGAAGGCAACCGCCAGAGTCTCCGGAGCCGGGCAAGCTCTGTGGATCGACCGAGAGCCGCTGTTCGATTTGTTGAGTGACCGCATCGATTTGCTGCAGGGTGTTTTCGACGCGGTCTTCAGATGGCAGGACGAACCGTGA
- a CDS encoding Npt1/Npt2 family nucleotide transporter — protein MDSILRRWLSPIVTFREGEATTGLLMFVYSFLAMTAYNNIKPSAASKFIDDFGADNTPWVYLIAGLTMGFIMSYYSRGVGKVPKLWVLPGTQVLVVSMLIAFWFLFQTGQAWVSAAFFFFGRLLLGIFLISQFWTLANDIYDARQAKRVFGFIGGGASLGGITGSGLTRLLVERVGTETLILFSAGVLVACFFIIVEIQRRTKLEGEGRFEVKTESLGGGQALAMLRSSRHLQLIALVIGFSALGAATLDVQLLMAAEAEVTGKDRITGFLAEITLYISLIGFFIQVYLTSRVYSLLGIGFALAVLPVSLGVTALVILMNKALWASSVARVSDSALRYSLDKTTRETLFLPLPTELKLKAKSFVDVVADRFIGKGIGSVILLIAIKLFNLVWWQLSVLSLIYCGMWLVLTRRAKREYMAVFRRSIETMQLEPERLTREAGDAVTVETLVEELGSLDEQRVIRSIELLEALDKRNLISPLLLRHDSPVVRARAVEAVRNASPHLVERWLPALERGLADEDPDIRAAVVEVLALVRGGEVKELVKPYLNAADPRLAATAALALAQSDDPKDRDVAESVFLRLALDDRDAMAASRREAARAISRTTDPRFRRLLVGLMDDSDPEVALEAIRSARQLGDSDLLFVPSLVSLLRNPRAKNAARAALVSYGEAVVPTLRYFLLDEEEDTWVRRHIPTTLARIPSNASVEALVDCLSSDDGFLRYKAIVALETTRKRRPDLQIPREPIEKLLLKESTRYYRYLGARFELFEHGDLPRDSLLDRALVEKLDRQLDRIFRLLGLIHEWRDIHAARIAIERGDAKARTSAIEFLDNMLAGAVRKRLLPIIDDVPNEERVRKGNVFLKTRIRGPLESLSRLVYDDDVVIAATAIDIVRDRKLWSLVEDLEQVLKFRDAKDFAVFEAASHALAAYRQKEVPAHAV, from the coding sequence ATGGACTCCATTCTGCGAAGATGGCTGTCGCCGATCGTGACGTTCCGGGAGGGCGAAGCGACGACGGGCCTGCTCATGTTCGTCTACTCCTTCCTGGCGATGACGGCATACAACAACATCAAGCCCTCGGCCGCGTCCAAGTTCATCGATGATTTCGGGGCGGACAACACGCCCTGGGTCTACCTCATAGCCGGCCTCACCATGGGCTTCATCATGAGCTATTACAGCCGCGGGGTCGGCAAAGTACCCAAGCTCTGGGTGCTCCCTGGGACGCAGGTCCTCGTCGTCTCGATGCTGATCGCGTTCTGGTTCCTCTTTCAGACCGGCCAGGCCTGGGTCTCGGCGGCGTTCTTTTTCTTCGGCCGGCTCCTGCTCGGCATCTTCCTAATCAGCCAGTTTTGGACGCTGGCAAACGACATCTACGACGCCCGTCAGGCCAAGCGGGTGTTCGGATTCATCGGCGGCGGCGCCAGTCTCGGTGGCATTACCGGCTCCGGCCTGACCAGGCTTCTCGTCGAGCGAGTAGGAACCGAGACCCTCATTCTGTTCAGCGCCGGAGTGCTCGTGGCCTGCTTCTTCATCATCGTCGAGATCCAGCGGCGGACCAAGCTCGAGGGAGAAGGCCGGTTCGAGGTCAAAACCGAGAGCCTGGGTGGGGGCCAAGCCCTGGCGATGCTGAGGAGCTCCCGGCACCTGCAGCTCATCGCCCTGGTCATCGGCTTTTCGGCTCTCGGCGCGGCGACCCTGGACGTTCAGCTTCTTATGGCGGCCGAAGCCGAGGTCACCGGCAAGGATCGAATCACGGGTTTTCTCGCGGAGATCACTCTCTACATCTCGCTCATCGGTTTCTTCATCCAGGTCTATCTCACCTCCAGGGTCTACAGCCTGCTCGGAATCGGTTTCGCTCTCGCCGTTCTGCCCGTCAGCCTGGGAGTGACGGCGCTCGTGATCCTGATGAACAAGGCTCTCTGGGCTTCGAGCGTCGCGCGGGTATCGGACAGCGCTCTGCGGTACTCGCTCGACAAGACCACGAGGGAAACGCTGTTTCTTCCCCTCCCCACGGAGTTGAAGCTCAAGGCCAAGAGCTTCGTCGACGTGGTGGCCGACCGCTTCATCGGCAAGGGAATCGGCTCGGTCATCCTGCTCATCGCGATCAAGCTATTCAACCTCGTGTGGTGGCAATTGAGCGTGCTCAGCCTGATCTATTGCGGCATGTGGCTCGTTCTCACCCGTCGGGCGAAGCGAGAGTACATGGCCGTCTTCCGGCGCAGCATCGAAACGATGCAGCTCGAGCCCGAACGACTCACCCGAGAAGCGGGAGACGCGGTGACGGTGGAAACACTCGTGGAAGAGCTCGGCAGCCTCGACGAGCAGCGTGTGATTCGCTCCATCGAGCTGCTCGAGGCGCTCGACAAGCGGAACCTGATCTCGCCCCTCTTGCTCCGCCACGACTCTCCCGTCGTCCGGGCAAGAGCGGTCGAGGCGGTGAGGAACGCATCGCCCCATCTCGTGGAACGTTGGCTGCCGGCGCTGGAACGAGGGCTGGCCGACGAGGATCCCGACATCCGTGCCGCCGTGGTCGAGGTGCTCGCCCTCGTGCGAGGCGGCGAAGTGAAGGAGCTCGTTAAACCCTACCTGAACGCCGCCGATCCTCGACTGGCGGCGACCGCTGCCCTGGCCCTGGCCCAGAGCGACGACCCGAAGGACCGCGACGTGGCCGAGTCCGTATTTTTGCGGCTAGCGCTCGACGATCGGGACGCGATGGCGGCCTCGCGACGGGAGGCGGCCCGCGCCATCTCGCGCACGACCGATCCTCGCTTCCGACGACTCTTGGTCGGATTGATGGACGATTCCGACCCGGAAGTGGCGTTGGAAGCGATCCGAAGCGCCCGACAGCTGGGGGATTCGGACCTCCTCTTCGTACCCTCCCTCGTCTCTCTACTGCGCAACCCGCGGGCGAAGAACGCCGCGCGCGCAGCGCTCGTCAGTTACGGGGAAGCCGTGGTGCCCACTCTCCGCTACTTCCTCCTCGACGAGGAGGAGGACACCTGGGTGAGAAGGCACATTCCCACGACCCTGGCCCGCATTCCGTCGAACGCGTCGGTCGAAGCGCTCGTGGATTGTCTCTCGAGCGACGATGGGTTCCTGAGATACAAGGCGATCGTCGCCCTGGAGACGACCAGGAAACGCCGGCCCGATCTGCAGATACCGCGAGAGCCCATCGAAAAGCTGCTGCTGAAAGAGTCGACGCGGTACTATCGCTACCTCGGCGCTCGATTCGAGCTGTTCGAGCACGGCGACTTGCCTCGAGACAGTCTTCTCGACCGGGCCCTGGTGGAAAAGCTGGACCGGCAGCTCGACCGCATCTTTCGCCTCCTCGGGTTGATCCACGAGTGGCGCGATATCCACGCGGCGCGTATCGCCATCGAACGGGGAGACGCGAAGGCGCGAACGAGCGCCATCGAGTTTCTCGACAATATGCTCGCGGGGGCGGTCCGCAAGCGGCTCTTGCCGATCATCGACGATGTTCCCAACGAGGAAAGAGTTCGTAAAGGCAACGTGTTCTTGAAAACGCGCATCCGGGGACCGCTCGAGTCGTTATCGCGGCTCGTCTATGACGATGACGTCGTCATCGCCGCCACCGCGATCGATATCGTGCGCGATAGGAAGCTGTGGTCGCTCGTCGAGGACCTCGAGCAAGTCCTGAAGTTTCGCGACGCGAAGGACTTCGCGGTCTTCGAAGCGGCCTCTCACGCGCTGGCCGCTTACCGGCAGAAAGAAGTACCAGCCCATGCGGTTTGA